The following is a genomic window from Bacteroidia bacterium.
CTCTCCCGTTGTCGTCACCCTCATGCTGAGTTTGCTTGAGGCCGTGATGTGCGCGTGGCCCCTCAGCTGAAGCTGGGGGCTAGAGGAAGTGTCGCCCTTCGGGCTCTTCACCCTTCACCCTTCACCATTTCACTCTTCACCTCTCCCGTTGTCGTGACCCTCATGCTGAGGTGTATTTCGTTTAACCTTTAACGTTTAACGTTTAACCCCCATTGTAAATCGATTTTGTTTCCGCAAAAAACCTGTGTATATTACAAATCTCCGTCGCCTGGATGGCGGAACTGGCAGACGCGCTACATTCAGGATGTAGTGTCCGGACGGACGTGCAGGTTCGACTCCTGTTCCAGGCACAAGCCCCTACCTCGGTACGGGGCTTTTTGTTTTTTGGAGGATTTGTGTGTGAAAGCTGGTGGAGTCTGCCATTCAAGCTGGAGATGTATGATTTCGTGTCCGCATACCTCACGTGTTGATCCCGGCATCTGCCGCCCGGAAGGAAAATGGAAGTCGATGGCGGAGAAAGTGCGGTGGAACGGACTGATCATGCGCCCGCGATTTTTCATCATGCTGAGGATTCCCTAATATTGTCTTTCGTATGGCAGCTGCAGGACAAAGCATGGAAAGTACAGTCATAGGTATCGCAGGTGGAAGCGGATCGGGGAAGACCACATTCGCCCGCAACGTCATTGGCCTGCTGGGGGAGGAGAACGTGACGCTTTTCCAGCACGACGCCTATTACTTCGACTTTGCGGCCATGCCCGAAGCCGATCGTGCAGCGATCAACTTCGATCATCCTGACGCTCTGGATACAGCACTTTGCGCAGGTCATCTTGCGCTCTTGCGTCAGGGGAAAGCGATCGAGCAGCCCGTGTATGATTTCAGCACGCATTCGCGGCGGGAAGAACGCCTTCATGTGCCGGCCAAGCCCGTCATCCTGGTGGAGGGTATACTCGTGCTTGCCGATGCGGCCCTTCGCGATCAGATGGACCTGCGCATTTTTGTCGATGCCGACGCCGATCTGCGCATACTCCGTCGTGCGGAACGCGATGTGTCCGAGCGCGGCAGAACCCTCACCTCCGTGCGGGAGCAATACTGCGCAACGGTGCGTCCCATGCACGAACAGTTCGTTGCACCCAGCCGGCAATTCGCGGACCTTGTCGTACCCCGCGGCGGCGACAATCCGCGAGCCGTGGAGGCCGTCGTCGCGTTCATATACGCCAGAATGCAACAATAACCCTCCCCGCGATTGTCGCAAAGCACTGTGCTTCCGGCACCCGGCACCCCGATACGCACCGGAGCGCCCGTATCGGCAGGAACGTGTACCGCATACTGCCCATTGTCCGGGTAACACCTGGAGACCGCGCGTCCGGTATCGTCATGCCCGGTGTTTACACTCTCCGAATCTTTTTTTGACCGTGGAACATCGAACTTGTTCGGGCAGGGTAATTGTCCGGCAGGGCATTTTCACGGTCATTGCCGCCCGCCCGCGATTTTCGTAAGTTTATTAATTACACTTCGATCGACCGAAACGAACGGTACATCATGACTTCTCGCATTATCCTCAGCACAGCACTCCTTTCTCTCATCATTTTTGTCAATGGCAGGGCCCAGGAAGCAGCGCGCTGGTCTGCGACCGCACCTTCGGCGGCGGTAAAACCCGGTGACAAGATAGACATTAAAGTGAGCGCCAAACTCAACGAAGGCTGGCATGTGTATTCCACCACTCCCGTCGAGGAGGGGCCGGTACCCACGGAAATCGCCTTCGCCGACACCGCTCCGCTGAAAATGGCGGGTAAGATCCGCCAACCAAAACCCATCGTTAAGTTCGACGAAAACTTCGGTGTCAACACGGAATACTACGACAAGGACGTGACATTTACCGTCCCGGCGATGGTCAAAGAAAACGCGAAAAACGGCAAGCAGAAGGCCATCGTGGAAGTGACGTTCATGGCCTGCAACGACCGCATGTGTCTGCCGCCGAAAACGGTGGAAGTTCCCGTCGATCTTACCATTGAAGCCGCCGAAACGGCTGCTGTTGCGGAGGAAAGCCAAAGCGCGGAAACGCCCGCTGCGGACACCGCTGCCGCGATCACCCCGCAGGACGCTCCCGGCGATGCCGACAACACCGACGGTCCCACCGGCTACGGCGACGAACGCGACGTGGAACGCGCACGCGAGGAGGGACTCTGGTCGTACATTTTGCTGGCGATGTCCGTCGGCGCGCTGGCGCTGCTCACGCCCTGCGTTTTTCCGATGATTCCGATTACCGTGTCGTTTTTTACGAAGCGGGAAGCGGCCACGCGCTGGCACTCCGTACGCGATGCGCTGATTTATTCCTTCGGCATCATTTTCACCTTCACCGGTTTGGGCATCCTCCTCGCGCTGATTTTCGGCGCATCGGGGATCAATCAATTCGCCGCAAATCCATGGATGAACATCCTCATAGCGCTGGTGTTCATCGTGTTCGCGCTGAATCTGTTCGGCCTGTTCGAGATCGTCGTACCATCGGGCATTCTTACGAAACTGACGGTGGCCTCCGGTAGCGGACAGGGCATCGCGAGCTTGCTGCTCATGGGACTGACCTTTACGCTCACGAGCTTCACGTGCACGGTGCCCTTCGTCGGGACGGTGATGGTGGCCGCGGCCAAGGGCGAGATATGGTGGTCTATCGTAGGCATGCTGGCATTCTCGACGGTGTTTGCATTGCCGTTTTTCCTGCTGGCGCTGTTTCCGTCCTGGCTCAAATCCATGCCCAAGAGTGGTGGTTGGCTGAACTCGGTGAAAGTCGTGATGGGTTTTCTCGAACTCGCCGCAGCCATGAAATTCCTCTCCAACGTGGATCTGATCTGGAGCATGGGAATACTGAGCCGCGATCTCTTCCTGAGTTTCTGGGTCGGCATCGGCGTACTCATCACCGGCTACCTGCTCGGCTTTTTCCTTCTCCCGCACGACACAAAGCTGGAAAAGGTAGGCGTTATCCGCATGATGTGGAGCGTCTTCTTCCTCGGCATCTCGGTGTACATCTACACCGGTCTCGGGGATAAGCCCCTGGGAGAGTTGGACGCCTTTCTCCCACCGATGAATTACCAGGAAACAATTCAGGCGGCGGGCATGGGATCCTCAGCTGCGGCTGCGCTCGACACCGGACCGGAGAGCGCGGACAAGGAAAAATGGTATTCCAGCTATGAAGAAGCGCTGAAGGTGGCAAAGGAAAGCTCGCGACCCATTTTCATTGACTTCACGGGCTTCGCGTGCACGAATTGCCGATGGATGGAGAGCAATATTTTTACGCGGGCCGAAGTCAAGTCCCTGCTCAGCGAATACGTGCTTGTAAAGCTCTACACTGACGGACAGGGCAAGGTGTACGAGAACAATCGCCTGTTCCAGGAAGAGCGCTTCGGCACCGTCGCGCTTCCGTTGTATGTCGCCATGTCGGGAGAGGACGAGACGCTGACGTCTTTTCCGGGGATGACTCGTAAGCCGGAAGAATTTATCCGTTTTCTTCAGGAAGGCCTGCGCAAAGCCAACGGCTGATCCTGCCTGTTTCCGAACTTCAGAGGGGCGTTTTTACGCTCCTCTTTTTTTGTGGGCACGACCGCACATTCCTGGTTCTGATCCATTGTAGCGCGGGGACTTGCCGTTTTCGGTTTTCTCCGGCCTGCTTCCGCATTGTGGGAATGCCGCGGGGGTATTCCGTGTTATTGCGGAGTGCACTGAAAAGGATACACCATGAACACATTCATTATAGCCGCTCTCTTTCCGCTTCTGCTAACCGTTTCCTGCGGCCAGGTCGAGCGCCAGGACAGCGGAATCAAACAACCCGTAGCCGGAGGTACATCAATGACCGAGCCACAGCGCGCGAAGCAGACAGTTTCTCCTGAGCAGACCGACACCGCGGTATTCGGCGCCGGTTGTTTCTGGTGCGTCGAAGCGGTGTTTGAACAGCTCGACGGAGTGATTTCCGTCGATGCCGGGTACGCCGGTGGACATACACCGAATCCGACATACGAGGACGTCTGTACAGGCGAGACCGGACACGCCGAGGTTGCGCGCATCGTCTTCGATCCCGCCGTTATCCGTTTCGACGCATTGCTGGAAATGTTCTGGCAATCGCATGACCCGACGACACTGAACCGGCAAGGCGCCGACGTCGGAACGCAGTATCGGTCGGTGATTTTTTACATCGGCGAAACGCAGCGTGAACAGGCGATTGCTTCGATGAAACAGGCCCAGGCGGGATTCGATGATCCCATCGTTACTGAAATTTCTCCGCTGCCCGAGTATTTCCCTGCGGAGAATTATCATCAGGACTATTACCGCAACAACCGTAACGCGCCCTATTGTCAGGTGGTCATTCGCCCGAAACTGAAGAAACTCGGTCTGGAATGATTCGTGCACGTGATACGGAGGCATAGCTGCGCGGATCACACGGATCGGTGCGCGGATCACACGGATCGAGGCGGATACACGCGGATGATATTGTCGAGGGGAGCTGTCCGAAAATCATTCGTTCCACCCCCGCAACCTTTCCTCCGCGCAAATCCGTTCCCATCCGCGTAATCCGTGTACGGATTGCTGCGCGGAATTTCGCTGTAAAACAGTACGGCCGGCCTCATAGCGAGACCGGCCGCACTGCGTCGTGTTATGGGAGAAATTATTTGGTCAGCATCATCCGTCGCGTGAGAACCTTGCCGTCCGCCTCCAGCCTGTAGAGGTAGATTCCGGATGGTACGCCATCAGCGTTCCAGGTGACGGCGTGCGTACCGGCATTGAAAGTCCCGTTGGCGATGACGGCGATTTCCTGACCGAGCAGATTGAAAACACGCAGCATGGCTCTTGTCTGCTTCGGCAGCGTAAACGCGATCGCGGTGGATGGATTGAAGGGATTCGGATAATTCTGTTTGAGTGCGTACGCAGACGGCGCTGCCGGCTTGCGATCTACCGAGGTGAGCCCCGTGCGTCGCGCCGAAATGTCCGCGTTGCCATGCGCATCGCTCACACCGCCCGTTTCATGGGTCGGTTCGTAACGCACTTCGGACACCATCACATTCAGATCGCCGTTTGCCGTGTTCGGAATACTGTACGAGCCATCGGGGCCGGTGACAGCGAAATAGGGTGCTCCTGACGCGTCGAAGGCGTACACCCACGCACCGGCCAGAGGGCTGTTGGTAGAGGCGTCACGCACCGTTCCGGTCAGTTCCGCCAGACCGCTTTCGGTGATTGCGGAAAGCTGGAAGTTGATCTCGCCCGTGAAGCCGTTCGTCGTGCTTTCCTTCCAGTTGTAGGTGTTGCCCGCGTAGGCTCCGACGTGGCCGATGGCGCGCGCCCGGATAATGGCGTTGTCCCAGGCATCGAGGCTGAACCCGCCGCGGAGGTCGGTGGTGGTCATGATGCTGAGACCATTATCGGGATTGATGGCTTCAACCAACACGAAGCACGACATCGCGGGATTGTCGGTGGTGACACTGCCGTTATACTTGCGCGGACCGTTGTTGCCCGGGGTCAGCGCGGCGTTGATACCGGTGACGATGGCCGGCGCGGTGACTGTGACAAGCGTGGCCTGAGCGGGATCCCGGGTGTCGTCGTAGTATTCACCGATATAGCGGGAAGCGGCGAAAAACACCGTGTAGTTCCCGCTCGGAAGCCCCTCGATGCGATACTGCCCCTGCGCATCGGTGCGGGTGCCGAATTCGACACCGCGCAGGGCCCCGCGTACATGCACGTAGGCATGCGCTATGGGCGCAGCGGTGGAGGCGTCGGTGATGGTGCCGCTGATGCCGCCGCCGGCCGTCAGTTCGAAGTCTATGCCCGTGGCGGCCTGATTCGCAGTCAGCTGCACCAGAGTGGCGGTCTGCGGCGAGGTCGCGTTGTCGTAGAATTCCGGAATGAAGCCCGCTGCCTGAGCGCGCACAAGATAATTGCCGGCGGGAAGCGCGTCTATACTGTACGCGCCGTGCGCATCGGTCGTAGCCTTTCCATAACCGGTAACCGTGCTGTTACTCGGTGCGCTGGTATTGATCCAAACGGTTACCTGCGCACCAGGCACGGGATTGCTGTTCTCATCGAGTACTATTCCGGCAATGGATCCGCCATGGCGTGTCAGGGTGAAGTCAATGCCGGTCACATCGCCGTTCTGCGGCACGAGCACATCATCCGCGGACTGGTAGTCGGCTTTCTCATTGTACCATTCTTCCGCATAGCCCGGCGCGTAGGCGCGTACCTTGTACGTACCTGGAGCGGCGGTGAGATGGTAGTTCCCGTTTACATCGGTAATGGCCACCGCGCGGGTGTTCACGCCATCCAGAATGACATGTGCGCCGACGATGGGTTGGGAGGTCGCTTCATTCGTGACCATGCCGGAAATGCCCGGCATGCGCGAAAGGGCGAAGTCTATTCCCGTGGTGGTCTGGCCGTCAACAACCGCAACCTTTGTCGCAAGTGTGAGTGTTGCCGCCATATCGAAATATTGCGGCGTAAATCCCTGCGCCTGCGCCATGACGTAATGATCGCCGGCCGCTAGTCCGGAAATGCGGTAAAATCCGTTTTGATCCGTCACTGCGTGGCTGCTTATCCCTCCGGCCGGAGTTGAGCTGTTCGGACCCGATAGCACGGCGACCGTCGCGCCGGCAAGCGGCGTGTTGGTCGCGCCATTGACGACGTAACCCTCTATTGCTCCTCCAGTGCCGAGCGAGAAATCCACTCCGCTCCGAACGGGTGACGAGAAGGTGAGTACGACGGGTGTGGCCGCGCCTGGACCGGCGGCGTTGTCGAACCATTCGGGAACAAAGCCCTGTGCCGTCGCCCAGACGATCCAGCTGCCCTCGTGAACAGTCAGTGTGTACTCGCCGTTCTGATCGGTCACGGCGGTGATGATCGGCCGATTGGACGACGGATTTCCCGAAGCCATGACTGTGGCATGTGCGATCGGCTGGCTGCTTGCGTCCAACACCTGTCCACTGATCGAGTACACAGGATCCGGCGGACGCTGATCAAGCGCGAAATCAATGCCGGTGACCTGGGAGGCGCCGGCGATAAGCACCGGGTTGGCGTTGTTTCTGTCTTTCTGGTCGTTGAACCATTCGGTGATGAAATCTTTCCCTTGAGCAAACACGGTGTACTGCCCATCGGCGAGGCCGCTGATGGTGTATTTCCCATCGTTCCCCGTTTGCACGGTCCATGCAGAAGAGGTCGGAGGCCGGGTATTCGATGCGATTTCAATGGCGACGTGTATGCCGGGGAGGGGATGCCCACTCGACGCGTCCGTGACGGTTCCTGAAATACTGCCGCCTGTTCCGAGCACGAAATCTATATTGTCGTAGGTCGGCTTCGCGGGATCCGTCGTGAATACTGTCGCAAGGTTGATCGTGGCGACATTGTCGAAATACTCCGCTATGTACCCGGAGGCTTCGGCGTACACACTGTAACTGCCGGCCGGGACCTGAATGGCATATCGCCCGTTCGAGTTGGTGAGTCCGGTCAGAAGAAACGGCGTCGCGCTGCGGCTCATCACGGACACTCTGGCGTTGTGGATCGGGAGGTTCGCCGCCGTCGTGACTACACCGGTAAAGGTGTAATGTCCGGTATTGCTGTTGCTGTGCGCTACCCGTGAGGACGCTTGCAGGGTCATCCCCGCTGTCGCGACTGTGGCGATCACATGGGCGGATGCCGTGGTGGAATTTACCGGCCCGGGGAGGAGTTGTCCCGTCGATGAGATAGTGCCGAACGAGGCGGGATCCACGGACCAGTGTACGGCGATATTCGGCACTTCGATTTTGCCTGCGGGTGTGAATTCAAACAAGCGCGCGGTAAAATTCAGCGTCGTGCCGGTCTGTACGATTACCGGGTTTGAGGCCGTGCCCAGAGGACTGATCTCCAGGGCATAACGGTTGTTCTGCGCCGCCGAGGTGCAGCAGAGCGCTATGATAAGAAGGATGCTGAGCGGTACAACACGAATCATGGCTTTGCCTCCTTTACTTCAGGACGTGATAATAAAAAATGACACCGCCCGATAAGAAAAAGTTACACGTACTGAATATTTCTCCGTACATTTGTGATGTGCATTTCCACAACCCATTGAATCTGAACCGCACAGTCCGCACCTATGAAGGTCCACGCACGCGAATTTCTGTGGTTTCTTGTCCTGTTTCTGCCGCTGCTCGGTCTCTGGTATGCGGTGGATGCAATGTATGTGCATGGTGTCAGGCGCCAGCTTGCATCGGACGTCAAGGACCGTCTCTCCGACAGAGCCACTGTGCTCTCCGCGGCGGTGAACAGCAAAATCTCCTTCCTGTACGGCATCAAGAGTTTTGTCGAAGCCGATCCATCCGTTTCCCGGCTTGACCGCGAATTCGAACGCATCGCCCGCTCTATCGTCGGACGGGCTACCTGCATTCGGGCCGTTCAAATAGTACAGGACGGACGGATTACCTACAGTTGGCCCGTGACGAGGAATCAGAATGTCCTCGGACACAATTTACTTACCGACGCACGGGAACCCGTTCGACGCACTGTCGCCGAAGCGATGCGGACGGATCGCGTTGTTCTCAACGGTCCCATCGAATTGCTGCAGGGCGGACTGGGGATGGTGGGCCGCCTGCGCCTGCTGGGGCCCGATGGAAACGTGTGGGGACTTGCCGCCATTGTGATCGAT
Proteins encoded in this region:
- the udk gene encoding uridine kinase; amino-acid sequence: MESTVIGIAGGSGSGKTTFARNVIGLLGEENVTLFQHDAYYFDFAAMPEADRAAINFDHPDALDTALCAGHLALLRQGKAIEQPVYDFSTHSRREERLHVPAKPVILVEGILVLADAALRDQMDLRIFVDADADLRILRRAERDVSERGRTLTSVREQYCATVRPMHEQFVAPSRQFADLVVPRGGDNPRAVEAVVAFIYARMQQ
- a CDS encoding protein-disulfide reductase DsbD family protein; translation: MTSRIILSTALLSLIIFVNGRAQEAARWSATAPSAAVKPGDKIDIKVSAKLNEGWHVYSTTPVEEGPVPTEIAFADTAPLKMAGKIRQPKPIVKFDENFGVNTEYYDKDVTFTVPAMVKENAKNGKQKAIVEVTFMACNDRMCLPPKTVEVPVDLTIEAAETAAVAEESQSAETPAADTAAAITPQDAPGDADNTDGPTGYGDERDVERAREEGLWSYILLAMSVGALALLTPCVFPMIPITVSFFTKREAATRWHSVRDALIYSFGIIFTFTGLGILLALIFGASGINQFAANPWMNILIALVFIVFALNLFGLFEIVVPSGILTKLTVASGSGQGIASLLLMGLTFTLTSFTCTVPFVGTVMVAAAKGEIWWSIVGMLAFSTVFALPFFLLALFPSWLKSMPKSGGWLNSVKVVMGFLELAAAMKFLSNVDLIWSMGILSRDLFLSFWVGIGVLITGYLLGFFLLPHDTKLEKVGVIRMMWSVFFLGISVYIYTGLGDKPLGELDAFLPPMNYQETIQAAGMGSSAAAALDTGPESADKEKWYSSYEEALKVAKESSRPIFIDFTGFACTNCRWMESNIFTRAEVKSLLSEYVLVKLYTDGQGKVYENNRLFQEERFGTVALPLYVAMSGEDETLTSFPGMTRKPEEFIRFLQEGLRKANG
- the msrA gene encoding peptide-methionine (S)-S-oxide reductase MsrA: MNTFIIAALFPLLLTVSCGQVERQDSGIKQPVAGGTSMTEPQRAKQTVSPEQTDTAVFGAGCFWCVEAVFEQLDGVISVDAGYAGGHTPNPTYEDVCTGETGHAEVARIVFDPAVIRFDALLEMFWQSHDPTTLNRQGADVGTQYRSVIFYIGETQREQAIASMKQAQAGFDDPIVTEISPLPEYFPAENYHQDYYRNNRNAPYCQVVIRPKLKKLGLE
- a CDS encoding carboxypeptidase regulatory-like domain-containing protein, coding for MIRVVPLSILLIIALCCTSAAQNNRYALEISPLGTASNPVIVQTGTTLNFTARLFEFTPAGKIEVPNIAVHWSVDPASFGTISSTGQLLPGPVNSTTASAHVIATVATAGMTLQASSRVAHSNSNTGHYTFTGVVTTAANLPIHNARVSVMSRSATPFLLTGLTNSNGRYAIQVPAGSYSVYAEASGYIAEYFDNVATINLATVFTTDPAKPTYDNIDFVLGTGGSISGTVTDASSGHPLPGIHVAIEIASNTRPPTSSAWTVQTGNDGKYTISGLADGQYTVFAQGKDFITEWFNDQKDRNNANPVLIAGASQVTGIDFALDQRPPDPVYSISGQVLDASSQPIAHATVMASGNPSSNRPIITAVTDQNGEYTLTVHEGSWIVWATAQGFVPEWFDNAAGPGAATPVVLTFSSPVRSGVDFSLGTGGAIEGYVVNGATNTPLAGATVAVLSGPNSSTPAGGISSHAVTDQNGFYRISGLAAGDHYVMAQAQGFTPQYFDMAATLTLATKVAVVDGQTTTGIDFALSRMPGISGMVTNEATSQPIVGAHVILDGVNTRAVAITDVNGNYHLTAAPGTYKVRAYAPGYAEEWYNEKADYQSADDVLVPQNGDVTGIDFTLTRHGGSIAGIVLDENSNPVPGAQVTVWINTSAPSNSTVTGYGKATTDAHGAYSIDALPAGNYLVRAQAAGFIPEFYDNATSPQTATLVQLTANQAATGIDFELTAGGGISGTITDASTAAPIAHAYVHVRGALRGVEFGTRTDAQGQYRIEGLPSGNYTVFFAASRYIGEYYDDTRDPAQATLVTVTAPAIVTGINAALTPGNNGPRKYNGSVTTDNPAMSCFVLVEAINPDNGLSIMTTTDLRGGFSLDAWDNAIIRARAIGHVGAYAGNTYNWKESTTNGFTGEINFQLSAITESGLAELTGTVRDASTNSPLAGAWVYAFDASGAPYFAVTGPDGSYSIPNTANGDLNVMVSEVRYEPTHETGGVSDAHGNADISARRTGLTSVDRKPAAPSAYALKQNYPNPFNPSTAIAFTLPKQTRAMLRVFNLLGQEIAVIANGTFNAGTHAVTWNADGVPSGIYLYRLEADGKVLTRRMMLTK